The proteins below come from a single Oryzomicrobium terrae genomic window:
- the plsX gene encoding phosphate acyltransferase PlsX — protein sequence MAVTLAIDCMGGDHGPGVTVPAALAFARRFPESRIILVGLEDRIRPLLSGVDIDSGRIAVHHATQVVAMDESPALALKNKKDSSMRVAANLVKSGEADACISAGNTGALMAISRFVLKMLPGIDRPAICTVLPTTKGHVHVLDLGANVDCEAEHLLQFGIMGAMLVAAVEHKERPSIGLLNIGEEEIKGNEVVKQAAELLRDSGLNFIGNVEGDGVYQGEAEVVVCDGFVGNVALKISEGLAQMLASFLKQEFSRSPLTKLAALVALPVLKRFKNRVDHRRYNGASLLGLRGVVVKSHGSADAFAFGCAIERAFEAAREGVLERIASQVAAYQAQRAPSLNDSNNSPAQETA from the coding sequence ATGGCTGTCACCCTCGCCATCGATTGCATGGGTGGTGACCATGGCCCCGGCGTTACCGTGCCGGCTGCCCTGGCCTTCGCCCGTCGTTTCCCCGAATCCCGCATCATCCTCGTCGGTCTGGAAGATCGTATCCGCCCCCTATTGTCGGGCGTTGATATCGACTCCGGACGGATTGCCGTGCACCACGCCACCCAGGTGGTGGCCATGGACGAGTCTCCGGCCCTGGCGCTGAAGAACAAGAAAGACTCATCCATGCGGGTCGCCGCCAACCTGGTCAAGTCCGGGGAGGCCGATGCCTGTATCTCCGCTGGCAATACCGGTGCCCTGATGGCGATCTCCCGCTTCGTGCTGAAGATGCTGCCCGGCATTGATCGTCCCGCCATCTGCACGGTGCTGCCAACCACCAAGGGCCACGTCCACGTTCTCGATCTCGGGGCCAACGTTGATTGCGAGGCGGAGCACCTTCTCCAGTTCGGCATCATGGGGGCCATGCTGGTGGCGGCAGTGGAGCACAAGGAGCGCCCCTCTATCGGTCTGCTTAATATCGGTGAAGAGGAAATCAAGGGCAACGAGGTAGTGAAGCAGGCTGCCGAATTGCTGCGAGATTCCGGGCTCAACTTCATCGGTAACGTAGAAGGGGACGGGGTCTACCAGGGCGAGGCCGAAGTGGTCGTCTGCGACGGTTTCGTTGGCAACGTAGCCCTGAAGATTTCCGAGGGCCTGGCCCAAATGCTGGCCTCCTTCCTTAAGCAGGAGTTCAGCCGCTCACCCTTGACCAAGCTGGCCGCCTTGGTGGCCTTGCCGGTACTAAAGCGCTTCAAGAACCGGGTGGATCACCGCCGCTACAACGGGGCCAGCTTGCTCGGGCTGCGGGGGGTGGTGGTGAAGAGCCACGGCTCGGCCGATGCTTTTGCTTTCGGGTGCGCCATTGAGCGCGCTTTCGAGGCTGCCCGCGAAGGGGTTCTGGAGCGCATCGCCAGCCAGGTGGCTGCCTATCAGGCGCAGCGCGCTCCTTCCTTGAACGATTCGAATAACTCTCCAGCACAGGAGACAGCGTGA
- the rpmF gene encoding 50S ribosomal protein L32 has translation MAVQQNKKSPSKRGMVRAHDFLTAPALAVEPTTGETHLRHHISPSGFYRGKKVVKGKGE, from the coding sequence ATGGCCGTTCAGCAGAACAAGAAGTCCCCCTCCAAGCGTGGCATGGTCCGCGCCCACGATTTCCTCACCGCCCCTGCCCTGGCCGTGGAGCCCACCACTGGTGAAACCCACCTGCGCCACCACATTTCTCCGTCCGGTTTCTACCGCGGCAAGAAGGTCGTCAAGGGCAAGGGCGAGTAA
- a CDS encoding YceD family protein, which produces MSQQIVIDSKDFAREGRVLEGSLDLTDFPRVADQLLAREGQLVYRLEGSVDAQRKPLLRLLVSGVLPLECQRCLERVDHELEVDSLLELINDEADLAEDDLEDDSRDFIVADKSLDVVALIEDEVILALPAVPQHEDCSLPEGGQGKAKVSPFSVLAALKKTP; this is translated from the coding sequence ATGTCGCAACAGATCGTGATCGACAGCAAGGATTTTGCCCGTGAGGGGCGAGTTTTGGAGGGGTCTCTGGACCTAACCGACTTCCCTCGTGTGGCGGACCAGTTGCTCGCCCGTGAAGGTCAGCTCGTCTATCGGCTCGAAGGCAGCGTTGATGCACAGCGAAAGCCGTTGCTACGGCTCCTGGTTTCGGGGGTTCTGCCTCTGGAGTGTCAGCGGTGCCTGGAGCGGGTTGATCATGAGCTCGAAGTAGATAGTTTGCTTGAGCTCATCAACGACGAAGCCGATCTGGCCGAGGATGACCTGGAGGATGACTCCCGGGATTTCATCGTTGCCGACAAGTCGTTAGACGTTGTGGCACTGATCGAGGACGAGGTAATTCTCGCCCTGCCGGCAGTGCCGCAGCATGAGGATTGCTCCTTGCCGGAAGGCGGGCAGGGGAAAGCAAAGGTTTCGCCCTTCAGCGTGCTCGCTGCCCTGAAGAAAACGCCGTAA
- a CDS encoding Maf family nucleotide pyrophosphatase encodes MPTPPTPAHPARLILASTSPYRRELLSRLQLPFETVSPNVDETPLPGEAPEALALRLAEAKARAVAALHPDALVIGSDQVAVLDGAIYGKPGTHERAVRQLQTMRGRTVNFFTGLALVNGRDGRAQIQGIPTLVTFRALSDGEIEAYLRREQPYNCAGSAKSEGLGIALLERMEGSDPNALIGLPLIALCDMLRHEGVALFG; translated from the coding sequence GTGCCTACACCTCCTACTCCTGCGCATCCTGCGCGCCTGATTCTTGCTTCCACGTCCCCCTATCGCCGCGAATTGCTGAGCCGTCTGCAGCTCCCTTTCGAAACGGTTTCTCCCAATGTCGATGAAACGCCACTGCCCGGCGAAGCCCCGGAGGCCTTGGCGCTTCGCCTGGCCGAAGCCAAGGCCCGGGCCGTAGCTGCCCTGCACCCGGATGCGCTGGTGATCGGCAGCGATCAAGTGGCCGTCCTCGATGGTGCGATCTATGGCAAGCCCGGCACCCATGAGCGTGCCGTCCGCCAGTTGCAGACCATGCGCGGCCGCACGGTAAACTTCTTTACAGGGCTGGCTCTGGTCAATGGGCGCGACGGCCGGGCGCAGATTCAAGGGATTCCGACCCTGGTCACCTTCCGTGCATTGTCGGACGGCGAGATCGAGGCCTATCTGCGTCGCGAACAGCCCTACAACTGTGCTGGCAGCGCCAAGTCCGAGGGACTGGGTATTGCCCTCCTCGAACGCATGGAAGGAAGCGACCCCAACGCCCTGATCGGCCTGCCCCTGATTGCCCTGTGCGACATGCTACGTCACGAGGGCGTCGCCCTGTTTGGCTGA
- a CDS encoding SAM-dependent methyltransferase encodes MPTPTLGTLYLIPVPLGAPDSSAAEACLPARALAITRTLDRFVVENAKTARAMIKAMAPERAIRELAMDELNEHTPPTQIAELLAPLLAGEDVGLMSEAGCPAVADPGALLVEAAHRAGVRVVPLVGPSSILLAVMGSGLSGQRFAFHGYLPAKGEERTRALRDLESDSRKAGRAQVFIETPYRNAALFDALLATCQPTTRVCIARNLTQPDEWLKTRTIGAWKKERPPELERRPTVFVLQAS; translated from the coding sequence ATGCCCACTCCTACCCTCGGCACCCTTTACCTGATCCCGGTTCCCCTCGGCGCCCCCGATTCCAGTGCAGCCGAGGCCTGCCTTCCTGCCCGGGCTCTGGCGATCACCCGTACCCTCGATCGCTTCGTCGTCGAAAACGCCAAAACGGCACGGGCAATGATCAAAGCTATGGCACCGGAACGGGCAATTCGCGAACTGGCCATGGACGAACTCAACGAGCACACGCCGCCAACCCAGATTGCAGAACTACTTGCCCCCTTGCTGGCCGGCGAAGACGTAGGCCTGATGTCGGAAGCGGGTTGTCCGGCCGTGGCCGATCCTGGCGCCCTGCTGGTCGAGGCCGCCCATCGGGCGGGGGTGCGGGTCGTTCCGCTGGTCGGCCCATCTTCCATCCTGCTGGCGGTGATGGGCTCCGGACTGTCCGGCCAGCGCTTTGCCTTCCACGGCTACCTGCCGGCCAAGGGCGAAGAACGCACCCGCGCTCTGCGCGATCTGGAAAGCGATTCCCGGAAGGCGGGCCGTGCCCAGGTGTTCATCGAGACTCCTTATCGCAACGCTGCACTCTTCGATGCCCTGCTCGCCACCTGCCAGCCGACGACCCGGGTCTGTATCGCACGCAACCTGACCCAGCCCGATGAATGGCTGAAAACCCGCACCATCGGTGCCTGGAAAAAGGAAAGGCCGCCGGAACTGGAGCGGCGGCCGACCGTGTTCGTGCTTCAGGCGTCGTAA
- the def gene encoding peptide deformylase, with translation MVRDILRMGDPRLYQRAREVDAFGTAALDALIADMLDTMQAAQGVGLAAPQIGVPLRVVIFGFERNPRYPDAEAVPFTVLINPRLMPLGEAMEEGFEGCLSVPGLRGSVPRYTRLRYTGFTPRGEVIDREVSGFHARVVQHECDHLDGILFPMRVRDFSRFGFTDVLFPDGLDVGMDD, from the coding sequence ATGGTGCGTGACATCCTGCGCATGGGCGATCCTCGCCTGTACCAGCGCGCCAGGGAAGTCGACGCGTTTGGCACGGCGGCGCTGGATGCCCTGATCGCCGATATGCTCGACACCATGCAGGCCGCCCAGGGGGTTGGCCTGGCTGCGCCGCAGATTGGCGTGCCATTGCGGGTGGTGATCTTCGGTTTCGAACGCAACCCCCGCTATCCCGATGCCGAAGCCGTTCCGTTTACCGTTCTCATCAACCCGCGGCTGATGCCTCTGGGTGAAGCCATGGAAGAGGGCTTTGAGGGCTGCCTTTCGGTCCCCGGTCTGCGTGGCAGCGTGCCGCGCTACACCCGGCTGCGGTACACCGGCTTCACCCCCCGGGGCGAGGTCATCGATCGGGAAGTGTCGGGCTTTCACGCCCGGGTGGTGCAACACGAGTGCGACCACCTGGACGGAATCCTGTTTCCCATGCGGGTCCGGGACTTTTCCCGCTTTGGTTTTACCGACGTTCTGTTTCCCGACGGCCTGGACGTGGGAATGGATGACTGA
- a CDS encoding S-methyl-5'-thioinosine phosphorylase, protein MLAIIGGSGLSQLANLIITHREVVRTPYGEPSCPLTFGNVCGTPVVFLARHGHGHTLAPHEVNYRANIWALKHKGALAVIAVASVGSIRADLMPGDLVVPHQIIDYSWGRRSTFFEGEGCPVRHIDFTDPYDEELRQRIIGAAEVAGIPLKAGAVYACTQGPRLETAAEINRIERDGGDVVGMTGMPEALLAREQELPYAAINVVANYAAGRADSAHGISFDAILGELGAPMARVRTLLETVAGCGVFA, encoded by the coding sequence ATGCTCGCCATCATTGGCGGTTCCGGGCTGTCCCAGCTCGCCAACCTGATCATCACTCACCGGGAGGTAGTGCGTACGCCCTATGGCGAACCTTCCTGCCCCCTGACCTTTGGTAACGTCTGCGGAACCCCGGTGGTTTTTCTCGCCCGTCATGGCCACGGTCATACCCTGGCCCCTCACGAAGTCAATTATCGCGCCAACATCTGGGCCTTGAAGCACAAGGGCGCCTTGGCCGTCATCGCCGTGGCTTCGGTCGGTTCGATCCGCGCCGATCTGATGCCCGGGGACCTGGTGGTTCCCCATCAGATCATCGACTATTCCTGGGGGCGCCGTTCTACCTTCTTCGAAGGTGAGGGTTGCCCGGTCCGTCACATCGATTTCACCGATCCCTATGATGAGGAGCTGCGCCAACGCATCATCGGTGCCGCCGAAGTCGCCGGGATACCTCTCAAAGCCGGAGCGGTCTATGCCTGTACTCAGGGGCCGCGCCTGGAGACGGCCGCGGAAATCAACCGCATCGAGCGCGATGGCGGTGATGTGGTCGGCATGACCGGTATGCCTGAAGCCTTGCTGGCCCGGGAGCAGGAGCTGCCTTATGCAGCGATCAACGTGGTGGCCAACTATGCGGCCGGGCGGGCCGACTCTGCCCACGGCATCAGCTTCGATGCCATTCTCGGCGAATTGGGGGCCCCCATGGCCCGGGTACGCACCCTGCTGGAAACCGTTGCCGGCTGCGGCGTGTTTGCCTGA
- a CDS encoding class I SAM-dependent methyltransferase, with translation MTDTFPARWADEAAWYTRHGDYGWLTEALAALLPNDLRIVEVGCGVGESTVVLARAGFSVLVIEPLAACRIEAARRLAEAGPECVARITFVDADVTALPEAARAQLLDFDPRAVVCWLAGAPDEVTALPGGRPGEGVARHREAMQRGCAELAASLPGVLFLQIADRTVMPWAAKDIGRDLTLRVQQQLVLKDLPFSLSKADTLFRKLTPTPHEAATLGKLSGPMRGAIPLLGMALARRI, from the coding sequence GTGACCGACACCTTTCCTGCGCGCTGGGCGGACGAAGCGGCCTGGTATACCCGCCATGGCGACTATGGCTGGCTGACCGAGGCCTTGGCAGCCCTGCTGCCAAACGATCTGCGCATCGTCGAAGTAGGCTGCGGGGTAGGGGAGAGCACCGTGGTTCTGGCTCGCGCAGGTTTTTCAGTGCTGGTCATCGAGCCGCTCGCTGCTTGTCGTATCGAAGCTGCCCGACGCCTGGCTGAGGCCGGGCCGGAGTGCGTGGCCCGGATCACATTTGTAGATGCCGACGTGACGGCTTTGCCCGAAGCGGCCCGTGCCCAGCTCTTGGATTTCGATCCCCGGGCCGTCGTGTGTTGGCTGGCGGGCGCTCCCGACGAAGTGACCGCTCTGCCGGGCGGACGTCCTGGCGAAGGGGTTGCCCGTCATCGTGAGGCCATGCAGCGGGGCTGTGCCGAACTGGCCGCCAGCCTGCCTGGCGTGCTTTTTCTGCAAATAGCGGATCGTACCGTCATGCCTTGGGCTGCAAAGGATATCGGCCGCGACCTAACCTTGCGGGTCCAACAGCAGCTCGTATTGAAGGATTTGCCCTTCAGCCTGTCCAAAGCAGACACCCTTTTCCGCAAGCTGACGCCGACACCTCACGAGGCCGCCACCCTGGGTAAGTTGTCCGGGCCAATGCGCGGGGCGATCCCGCTACTTGGCATGGCACTGGCGCGTCGCATCTAA
- a CDS encoding hypoxanthine-guanine phosphoribosyltransferase codes for MSIIDYQDAQAVLAEAEVIHSAAEVNEAVARVAACITADLGEKCPLVLCVMTGGVVFAGQLMTQLKFPLQFDYLHVTRYGQDTAGGALSWKAAPWTSVKDRIVLVVDDILDEGITLAVIRDRLLQLGAAEVKTAVFADKANGLNKPIAADYVAVSVPNRFVFGYGMDVRGAWRNLPAVYAVKGL; via the coding sequence ATGAGCATCATCGACTATCAGGACGCCCAGGCCGTCCTGGCCGAGGCCGAGGTGATCCACAGCGCGGCCGAGGTTAACGAAGCGGTTGCCCGGGTTGCCGCGTGCATTACTGCCGACCTGGGCGAGAAATGCCCCCTGGTGTTGTGTGTCATGACCGGTGGCGTGGTCTTTGCCGGCCAGCTCATGACCCAGTTGAAATTCCCCCTGCAGTTCGACTACCTCCATGTCACCCGCTATGGCCAGGACACTGCTGGTGGAGCCCTGTCATGGAAAGCCGCGCCGTGGACCAGCGTCAAGGATCGGATCGTGCTGGTGGTGGACGATATCCTCGACGAAGGCATCACCCTGGCCGTGATTCGCGACCGGTTGCTCCAATTGGGGGCTGCCGAAGTGAAAACAGCGGTGTTCGCCGACAAGGCCAATGGCCTGAACAAGCCGATTGCCGCCGACTACGTGGCGGTTTCCGTGCCGAACCGCTTCGTCTTTGGCTACGGGATGGATGTGCGGGGCGCCTGGCGCAACCTCCCCGCTGTCTACGCGGTGAAAGGGCTGTGA
- the galU gene encoding UTP--glucose-1-phosphate uridylyltransferase GalU, with translation MKKVRKAVFPVAGLGTRFLPATKASPKEMLTVVDKPLIQYAVEEAVAAGITEMIFVTGRSKRAIEDHFDKAFELEVELERKNKLELLELVRNILPKGVNCIYTRQSEALGLGHAVLCAKSVVGDEPFAVILADDLLDNGKPVMQQMSEAFDYYNCSLLGVQDVPRADTKSYGIVDAQPVAERLERIAGIVEKPKPEEAPSTLAVVGRYILTPRIFHHLERVKPGSGGEIQLTDGIAALLEEEQVLAYRYEGVRYDCGSKLGYLQATVALGRRHPEVGAAFDTYLGGLKG, from the coding sequence GTGAAAAAAGTCCGCAAAGCAGTATTTCCGGTGGCCGGTCTGGGCACCCGGTTCTTGCCCGCCACCAAGGCCAGCCCCAAGGAGATGCTGACGGTGGTGGACAAGCCCCTGATCCAATATGCGGTGGAAGAGGCGGTGGCCGCCGGCATCACCGAGATGATCTTCGTCACCGGGCGCAGCAAGCGGGCCATCGAGGACCACTTCGACAAGGCCTTCGAACTGGAGGTCGAGCTGGAGCGCAAGAACAAGCTCGAACTGCTGGAACTGGTGCGCAACATCCTGCCCAAGGGCGTCAATTGCATCTACACCCGCCAGTCCGAAGCTCTTGGCCTTGGCCATGCCGTGCTGTGTGCCAAGTCGGTGGTGGGAGACGAGCCCTTTGCCGTGATTCTGGCCGACGATCTGCTCGATAACGGCAAGCCCGTAATGCAGCAGATGTCCGAAGCCTTCGACTACTACAACTGTTCTTTGCTCGGCGTTCAGGATGTGCCCCGGGCCGACACCAAGAGCTACGGCATCGTCGATGCCCAACCGGTAGCCGAGCGCCTCGAGCGCATCGCCGGGATCGTCGAGAAACCCAAGCCCGAAGAAGCCCCGTCCACCCTGGCGGTGGTGGGGCGCTACATCCTCACGCCACGCATCTTTCACCATCTGGAGCGGGTTAAGCCCGGTTCCGGCGGGGAAATCCAGTTGACCGACGGCATTGCTGCGCTGCTTGAAGAAGAGCAGGTTCTGGCCTACCGCTACGAGGGGGTGCGTTACGACTGCGGCTCCAAGCTGGGGTATCTGCAGGCTACTGTGGCCCTGGGACGGCGCCACCCTGAAGTCGGAGCAGCGTTTGATACCTATCTCGGGGGCCTGAAGGGATAA